In Macadamia integrifolia cultivar HAES 741 chromosome 12, SCU_Mint_v3, whole genome shotgun sequence, the following are encoded in one genomic region:
- the LOC122094819 gene encoding ATP-dependent (S)-NAD(P)H-hydrate dehydratase-like: protein MEFLLSKLRNSNCVLGSSANVRRQQFLIRSLGGHRNQTHAERMQTTKVVAGTHLEADVETIVRTITQFDPSRHKGQAGKIAIIGGCHEYTGAPYFAAISALKIGADLSHVFCTKDAATVIKSYSPEIIVHPVLEESYSIKEDEKRSIFAKVLAKVSKWMERFDCLVVGPGLGRDPFLLDCVSEIMKLARQSEIPIVVDGDGLFLVTNNLDLVSGYHLAVLTPNVNEYKRLVQKVLNCEVSVEDATEELLSLARRIGGTTILRKGNSDLISDGETVNMVSTFGSPRRCGGQGDILSVSVAVFSSWACQQMLSLEEDSSGSTPNPMVLGCIAASALLRKAAFESKKRGTLTTDIIECLGKSLEDICPAS, encoded by the exons atggaatttttattaTCTAAGCTGAG aAATTCAAATTGCGTGTTGGGTTCTTCGGCAAACGTTAGGAGACAACAATTCTTGATAAGGTCCCTTGGAGGTCACAGAAATCAAACCCACGCAGAGAGAATGCAAACTACGAAGGTTGTGGCTGGAACTCATTTAGAAGCTGATGTCGAGACTATAGTAAGAACAATTACTCAGTTTGACCCAAGTAGACACAAAGGCCAGGCAG GAAAGATAGCTATCATTGGTGGTTGCCATGAATACACAGGAGCTCCCTATTTTGCTGCTATATCAGCATTAAAAATT GGTGCAGATTTGTCCCATGTTTTCTGTACAAAAGATGCTGCCACAGTTATAAAAAGCTATAGCCCAGAGATAATCGTGCATCCTGTATTGGAAGAATCTTACAGTATAAA GGAGGATGAGAAAAGATCCATCTTTGCTAAGGTTCTCGCTAAGGTTTCCAAGTGGATGGAGAGATTTGATTGCCTTGTTGTGGGTCCAGGACTTGGAAGAGACCCTTTTCTTCTG GACTGTGTTAGTGAGATAATGAAGCTTGCGCGGCAATCAGAAATTCCGATTGTCGTAGATGGG GATGGACTCTTCCTTGTCACTAACAATCTTGATCTTGTTAGTGGGTACCACCTAGCTGTCCTAACTCCAAATGTGAATGAGTATAAACGCCTTGTTCAGAAAGTTCTAAATTGTGAAGTTAGTGTTGAAGATGCTACTGAGGAACTACTATCTTTGGCAAGAAG GATTGGTGGGACAACGATTCTACGGAAAGGAAATTCTGATCTCATCAGCGATGGTGAGACAG TGAATATGGTGAGCACATTTGGATCCCCACGGCGGTGTGGTGGCCAGGGTGATATCCTTTCTGTAAG TGTTGCTGTATTTTCATCTTGGGCTTGTCAACAGATGCTATCTCTAGAAGAAGACTCAAGTGGCAG TACACCAAATCCAATGGTTCTGGGGTGCATTGCTGCATCAGCACTGTTAAGAAAAGCTGCCTTTGAGAGTAAGAAAAGAGGAACTCTCACCACAGACATCATTGAGTGCTTAGGGAAGAG TTTGGAGGACATCTGCCCAGCCAGTTGA
- the LOC122058448 gene encoding increased DNA methylation 2-like: MESLFEAAESLSSMAFQSSDVPNHMTTTDDQNFLLRFIMGTYFGPDLKADRPKKSALQRMAERLPPYTSDQLAGSHIKTVEVERIYYYVLRKADQSVVVRVPLLHQFFLGNLSIPAADTHTNNLQFPDLFPGHLHAHSRFKNRYKIIENIVFINDPEISYIKPDDVERFKRLTGLEDLLLDRDAARSLSGVHVGGHMDSTVVLQEFNEGLSLRRSSRNSQKRQRGNGHPEFDEETLSPIHNVEIFNGIPFSTPLPSSSRASTAVKAGLGETIGPAMIFLPSHPSMEEWDNIVAATKNGIALTGSAAERQAGPLIGLVDIGVCDDAYLFRISLPGVRKVEREFSCEVESDGRVLIKGVTTTGEKVVYKDSQAFEMQTQYLCPSGSFSVSFKLPGPVEPREFSGNFGADGILEGIVMKERSRRL; this comes from the exons ATGGAGAGCTTGTTTGAGGCTGCAGAATCTCTCAGTTCCATGGCATTTCAATCTTCGGATGTGCCCAATCACATGACAACGACTGATGACCAGAATTTCCTCTTGCGATTTATCATGGGTACATACTTTGGACCTGATCTTAAGGCTGATAGGCCCAAAAAATCAGCTCTGCAAAGGATGGCAGAGCGACTTCCACCATATACTTCTGACCAACTGGCTGGTTCTCACATAAAAACAGTAGAAGTAGAGCGGATATATTACTATGTGCTTAGGAAGGCAGATCAATCTGTTGTAGTGAGGGTACCATTGTTGCACCAGTTCTTCCTAGGTAATCTCTCCATTCCAGCAGCGGATACTCATACTAATAACCTTCAGTTTCCTGACCTTTTTCCTGGTCATTTGCATGCCCACTCACGGTTCAAAAACCGATATAAAATCATCGAGAACATTGTATTCATTAACGACCCAGAGATCTCTTACATTAAACCTGATGATGTAGAAAGGTTTAAGAGGCTAACTGGGCTTGAGGATTTGCTGCTGGATAGAGATGCTGCAAGGTCACTTTCAGGTGTTCATGTTGGTGGACATATGGATTCAACTGTGGTACTGCAGGAGTTTAATGAAGGGTTGTCCCTCAGAAGGTCTTCTCGTAATTCCCAGAAAAGGCAACGAGGGAATGGCCATCCTGAGTTTGATGAAGAGACCTTGTCACCCATTCATAATGTGGAAATTTTCAATGGCATACCATTTAGCACACCCCTGCCATCCAGCAGTAGGGCATCAACTGCAGTAAAAGCAGGGCTGGGGGAAACAATTGGGCCGGCCATGATTTTTCTACCTTCTCATCCAAGTATGGAAGAGTGGGATAACATTGTAGCTGCTACCAAGAATGGAATTGCTCTGACAGGGAGTGCTGCTGAGAGGCAGGCTGGACCACTTATTGGACTCGTGGACATCGGTGTCTGTGATGATGCATATTTATTTCGCATATCCCTCCCAGGTGTGAGAAAGGTTGAAA GGGAATTCAGTTGTGAAGTTGAGTCAGATGGGCGAGTTCTGATAAAGGGTGTAACCACAACAGGGGAGAAAGtggtgtacaaggactcacagGCTTTTGAGATGCAAACACAATATCTTTGTCCATCAGGATCCTTCTCTGTCTCATTCAAGCTGCCAGGACCTGTAGAGCCCCGAGAATTCTCTGGTAATTTTGGAGCTGATGGGATTCTGGAGGGTATTGTGATGAAAGAGCGATCACGAAGACTCTAG
- the LOC122057803 gene encoding nuclear transcription factor Y subunit C-3-like, with translation MDQQAHGQPPVMGVVGSGAQMPYGANPYQANQMMGANSSGIQSPGQPAGFTASPAQLAQHQLAYQHIHQQQQQQLQQQLQSFWTSQYQEIEQTTDFKNHSLPLARIKKIMKADEDVRMISAEAPVIFARACEMFILELTLRSWNHTEENKRRTLQKNDIAAAITRTDIFDFLVDIVPREDLKDEVLASMPRGGSMPVGGPAEPLPYYYMPSQHSPQVGTPGMIIGKPVVDQALYAQQPHPYMSQQMWPQPPQQQQQQPPSDS, from the coding sequence ATGGATCAGCAAGCTCATGGACAGCCCCCTGTCATGGGAGTGGTTGGTAGTGGAGCACAAATGCCATATGGTGCAAACCCATATCAAGCTAACCAAATGATGGGGGCCAACTCCTCTGGAATTCAATCTCCTGGTCAGCCAGCAGGTTTCACAGCTTCGCCTGCTCAGCTTGCACAACACCAACTTGCTTATCAGCATATccaccagcagcagcagcagcaactaCAGCAACAACTCCAGTCTTTTTGGACAAGTCAATACCAAGAAATTGAGCAGACAACTGATTTCAAGAACCATAGCCTACCACTGGCAAGGATCAAGAAGATCATGAAAGCCGATGAGGATGTACGAATGATATCTGCAGAGGCACCTGTCATATTTGCCAGGGCCTGTGAGATGTTCATCTTGGAGTTGACACTGCGCTCATGGAATCACACAGAGGAGAACAAGCGGCGGACACTCCAGAAGAATGACATTGCTGCAGCGATTACAAGGACTGATATCTTCGATTTTCTGGTTGATATTGTGCCCAGAGAGGATCTGAAAGATGAGGTACTCGCGTCAATGCCCAGAGGGGGATCCATGCCTGTTGGAGGTCCAGCAGAACCTCTTCCTTATTACTATATGCCATCTCAGCATTCACCCCAGGTTGGAACTCCAGGGATGATCATCGGTAAGCCTGTGGTGGATCAAGCACTGTATGCTCAACAGCCTCATCCTTACATGTCTCAGCAGATGTGGCCTCAACCAccacagcaacagcagcagcaaccaCCCTCAGATTCGTGA